Within Sorghum bicolor cultivar BTx623 chromosome 2, Sorghum_bicolor_NCBIv3, whole genome shotgun sequence, the genomic segment tagatattactatgaaaatataactaatgatgaacctaatgatacttagttggtatcataaatattattatgttaTCATATAAATTCGGTCAAACTTAGGATGCTTTGACTCACCAGATTCTTAGAAGGACTTGTAATTTAGGATGAAAAGAGTAGTAAGCAATGGAAGGCTGCACACGCGAAGTTTTGCTCTGGATAACTCCACATGCTACTCTACTACCTATCCAgcccttcaaaaaaaaaacccaagTAACAGGATTTGTATTCTTTAAGCTTTAGAAACCACAAGCTTTAGAAGGCAGTAACCCACCTGTCAATCTGTCATGAGCTGCCAGAACAGAGAATTGGTGAATGCTTACACTAGTCTATGCAAGTCTTTGGGCACTGGAGCTTAAACGGCACTCCCCTCCATGTGGGCAGATAAGGACGTCCCTGACCCTGAGAATGGGGTACCGACCCACGCTCCTTCGTCATGCTGCACCCACCGGCCACCGACGCTGGAATGAATTCACCGGCCATGGCTTGCTTCGCCATCAGTCGATATCATCGACCAAAAGGAGACGTGTAGCTTGCTGCAGCCTGCAAGAGACGAGCTTGGATGTTTGTTTGGTATGATGATTCGTTTTGGCACAGTGATGGTGTTTGATAGCAGCCTATTAGAGGGTCCTGATCCGGTCCATTCATCATCATTCATGGGCGTTAGTATGGGAAACGGCATGTAACTGGTGCCTGGTGGTGGCCGGTGGGTGCCGACATGTCCACTGGGCGCCCCGCCCGTTGAATTGCCTGCCAAGATTATGCATTATTGTGTCATACTAGTAACTTCATATTATATTGCTGATGTGATCCTTCACTGTCTCACATATATAGCTGACTGGACGAGCGGATTAGCATgacatatattatatatagttaCGCGTGGTAGTGGTTAGTAGTAAGCTTTACCTTTCTTCCCCCCATTTTGGTGCGTGGTCCTCTTTTTGCAACTTTATCTGTGCCTGTTCTGAAACAATCAACTGGACTTTCTTGGTTAGGTTTAGCTGCTGCCGACTCCTCTTCTCGACGATTTACAGCAAGTCAGAGTAACTCACGAGATACATCAGGCATGTTTAAAGGTACTGATCGTATGTAACAGCTTTGTTATTGTGAGGTCGGCAACATGGAAAAGCTTGACTTGAGAACAAGCTAAAGTTGAAAGTGTTTTCCAGGTGTCATGTGCATTTTACCTGTTCTCTTTCTGGTCCTGGCCATCGAAGCATCCTCCAGAGTGTAGATCCGATCCATCCACAAGAACATGCTGAAAGTCTTGGAGCAAAGCAGGGTTGGACGGATGGAATAAGAGCCGGAACATGCATGACTGGTAGAAGGGAAAGCAGGTTGCTTACTTGTCATGAATGGACACCACGATTCGATCGCTCGCTAGGAGAGGAAGAGGATTGGAGTGGACagagaggatggtagctaggagAGTGGAGAGATGTCAGTTGATGTGCGAGAGTTGAATAGAACCAAGCATAATGCGTGATGGATCGACGCGGCGCGGGCCATTCTGGAGACCGTGAAAGCGACACCGTGGGTCGATGGATGGATCCATGGCGTCCCTACATGATCGCACTAACGCTAATTAACGTCGGCGTCGGGTACTCTAGTCGTATCACACCAAATTAAAAGGTGGTTTTGTTCCATGAAGGAAACAAATCAGGGAGAGatctgctgctgcctgctgctaGAAGGAAGGATTATATTAGCATGGTACACAATATATATTCCGTTAATAACCAACTATGGTGGCAGACTCGCAGTAGGACTCTAGGAGACGTTATTCTTCTACctgggccttatttagttccggaaaaatttggatttagcattttcgtttttatttgacaaatattattcaatcatagactaattaggctcaaaaaatttatctcgtgatttacaggcaaactgtgcaattaatttttattttcgtctatatttaatatttcatgcatgtgtcataaaattcgatatgacagggaatcttgaaaagtttttggtttttggggtgaactaaacagacCCAGTAATTTATCTTTGTATATATACTTCCTTGTCAACTTGTTGGACCTCTTGAGAGGTGGACACCTATAACTCGAGTGCAGACTGCAGAGGTTGttatattattattaaaaatataataacTGCCCTGGGATTCAAGACAACGAAGGTGGACGGCTGGACGCGGTGGTGACGACGCTCCCTCCCGCAGCTGGCACACAAGCCTGATGAGTGCCTGGCCAGGCCGACCatggaagtttttttttttttaatgtgAAAGAATGTGCCGTTGTTCTCCAGGTTTCCGCGGATCTGCTTCCACGTAGCACTGGAGTCTTCATTCCGTTTTGTTCCTAATGTAAAAGAGTAATGGTGACGCTAGCTACAGGGTGCGGTGCACAGCAGGAGGCCGGGTCATAGTGGCGGTAGATCATAGCGAGTTCAGAATTCTTCAGAAAGGCGTTTCTGCCTGGCTGGTTTCACTACGGAACGGAAACGGCAAAGCGTGTTGTGTGACGAACTCGATCGATCGTCGCCTTAATCGTTAAGCATCACAAAACCAGCAAAAAatcagaaacaaaaaaaaaaaaagtgggtGCATCTCTCGACTAACAGCCGAACAGGAACCTCCTCACCGCATCCCCGGTGATGCACGTCCGGCACGCAAAAAAACTAGTGCTTGTACTAGGAAATAGCGCGTACCCCGTGCAAGGCGCTGGCTGCACCCGCATGCGCTGGCGCTGGCCGTCGGAGCCGCACACAGCTCAGCGCACGCGGCCGGCGAACCTTGGGATCCGATGCCCCCTCTCCCAACGGCCAACGCAACGCACGCGCTCTGCTTTGGCATCTTGGCAGGCGCGGGCCACGTGCCCGCCCCGAACCCCCGCCGGCTCTCCGTCTTTATAAGCCTAGCCCCAGCCGCCGATCGAGCACCTCACGCTCTCAGTCTCAGCTCGTCGCATTCTCCACCACGCACCCCAGCTCTCTGATATTTTCCccctctccccccccccccccccccccccccccgatcGAGCAGCGAAGAGCGGATAAAAGCAAGATGTCGAACTCGGACGGCACGGCGACCTGCATCGACATCATCCTCGCCATCATCCTCCCGCCGCTCGGTGTCTTCTTCAAGTTCGGCTGCGGGGTATGTATGTAGTATCGGCCGCTTCTGAATTCTGATGGTGTGGTGGTTTCTCACCGCTTGCAGTTGCAGAGCCAGTAGCGTTTCCGTTCGTGCGTGCATGACACTGTTCTAGCGTTGCGTGGTGTGTCTGATCGAACAGATTTTTCTACTGTTGATACGGTTGCAGGTTGAATTCTGG encodes:
- the LOC110432819 gene encoding hydrophobic protein LTI6A; its protein translation is MSNSDGTATCIDIILAIILPPLGVFFKFGCGVEFWICLILTFFGYLPGIIYAVWAITK